A window of the Phycicoccus sp. M110.8 genome harbors these coding sequences:
- a CDS encoding SRPBCC family protein, with the protein MATVSRRCKAPGSVVWQVLADPWMYPSWVVGASRLRDVEGSWPQAGARIHHSVGAWPLLLNDHTEVVESHAPTELTLQAKGRPLGEALVVMRVDDDGDGALITMDETIIRGPGATLPDSVVDPFIAWRNTEALRRLGLIAEGRAGER; encoded by the coding sequence GTGGCGACGGTGAGCCGACGGTGCAAGGCGCCCGGCAGTGTGGTGTGGCAGGTGCTGGCCGACCCGTGGATGTACCCGAGCTGGGTGGTGGGCGCCTCGCGGCTGCGTGACGTCGAGGGCTCCTGGCCCCAGGCGGGCGCGCGGATCCACCACTCGGTGGGCGCCTGGCCGCTGCTGCTCAACGACCACACGGAGGTCGTCGAGTCGCACGCGCCGACCGAGCTCACGCTTCAGGCCAAGGGCCGCCCGCTCGGCGAGGCGCTCGTGGTGATGCGCGTCGACGACGACGGCGACGGGGCGCTCATCACGATGGACGAGACCATCATCCGCGGCCCGGGCGCGACGCTGCCCGACAGCGTCGTCGACCCGTTCATCGCGTGGCGGAACACCGAGGCGCTGCGCCGGCTCGGCCTCATCGCCGAGGGCCGCGCGGGCGAGCGCTAG